The following are encoded together in the Holophagales bacterium genome:
- a CDS encoding acyl carrier protein, which translates to MEQVEEMKGRVKALIVRQLKLEIEPGSIKDDAPLFGDDPSGLGLDSIDALELVLGIEKEFGIKVQDEEVGVKAFASVNALCEFVESKAA; encoded by the coding sequence ATGGAGCAGGTTGAAGAGATGAAGGGGCGCGTCAAGGCGCTGATCGTCCGGCAGCTGAAGCTGGAGATCGAACCCGGGTCCATCAAGGACGACGCACCCCTCTTCGGAGACGACCCCAGCGGGCTCGGGCTCGACTCGATCGACGCGCTGGAGCTCGTCCTCGGCATCGAGAAGGAATTCGGCATCAAGGTCCAGGACGAGGAGGTGGGGGTCAAGGCCTTCGCTTCCGTGAACGCCCTCTGCGAGTTCGTCGAGTCGAAGGCCGCGTGA
- a CDS encoding 3-oxoacyl-ACP reductase FabG yields MSERQRVAWVTGGSRGIGQAIAERLAADGLHVLVTYRSDASGAAETVRRIAEVGGSGEAAKADATSREEITAVADRLDAERGGVDVLVNNAAVLKNGLFALMPEASWDAVIDTSLGGSFRATKAVVRGMLRRRWGRVVNISSLAALMGSAGQTNYAAAKGALVSFTKSLAAEVGPYGVTVNCVAPGFVDTEMISFLNAEAREDFTKRIPLRRFGVPADIAPLVSFLCGDGAAYLTGQTIRVDGGFVG; encoded by the coding sequence GTGAGTGAACGACAGAGGGTCGCCTGGGTTACGGGCGGGTCGCGAGGCATAGGCCAGGCCATCGCCGAGAGGCTCGCCGCGGACGGGCTCCACGTTCTGGTCACCTACCGGTCCGACGCGTCCGGCGCCGCCGAGACGGTCCGCCGGATCGCCGAGGTGGGGGGGAGCGGCGAGGCCGCGAAGGCCGACGCCACCTCCCGGGAGGAGATCACCGCCGTCGCCGACCGGCTGGATGCCGAGCGCGGCGGGGTGGACGTCCTCGTGAACAACGCGGCGGTCCTGAAGAACGGGCTCTTCGCGCTGATGCCCGAGGCGAGCTGGGACGCGGTGATCGACACGTCCCTCGGCGGCAGCTTCAGGGCGACGAAGGCCGTCGTTCGCGGGATGCTCCGGCGCCGCTGGGGGCGCGTCGTGAACATCTCGTCGCTGGCGGCCCTGATGGGCTCGGCCGGCCAGACGAACTACGCCGCGGCCAAGGGGGCGCTCGTCTCCTTCACGAAGTCGCTCGCGGCCGAGGTGGGCCCCTACGGGGTCACCGTGAACTGCGTGGCGCCGGGGTTCGTCGACACCGAGATGATCTCGTTCCTGAACGCGGAGGCCCGGGAAGACTTCACGAAGCGGATCCCCCTCCGTCGGTTCGGTGTTCCCGCCGACATCGCGCCCCTCGTCTCGTTCCTCTGCGGGGACGGCGCGGCCTACCTCACCGGGCAGACGATCCGCGTCGACGGCGGATTCGTCGGCTGA